The following proteins are co-located in the Thermotoga sp. Ku-13t genome:
- a CDS encoding HEPN domain-containing protein produces MKGGIDLERSKDWLDAAKDDLDHAKHDLEHGFYNWACFSSQQAAEKAVKAVFQRMGAQAWGHSVADLLEELSNHFEIPEELLDFALELDKAYIPTRYPDALPSGSPRNKYSRTEAERLVDYAEKIVRFCEDLLSRI; encoded by the coding sequence GTGAAAGGTGGTATTGATTTGGAGAGAAGTAAAGACTGGCTGGATGCAGCAAAAGATGATCTGGATCATGCAAAACACGATTTGGAGCACGGCTTCTACAACTGGGCATGCTTTTCTTCCCAGCAGGCAGCAGAAAAAGCTGTGAAAGCTGTGTTTCAGAGAATGGGTGCGCAAGCATGGGGACATTCTGTAGCAGATTTGCTCGAGGAACTCTCCAATCACTTTGAAATCCCTGAAGAACTTTTGGATTTTGCTCTCGAACTGGACAAAGCCTACATTCCCACCAGGTACCCGGATGCCCTTCCTTCCGGATCTCCCAGAAACAAATATTCCAGAACCGAAGCTGAAAGGCTGGTAGACTATGCCGAGAAGATCGTCAGGTTCTGCGAGGATCTTCTATCCAGAATATGA
- a CDS encoding nucleotidyltransferase domain-containing protein, with protein sequence MPRRSSGSARIFYPEYDKEKVLEIIRNSLPQLLKVLPVRLVVLFGSYARGNFTAFSDIDLLVVYDDPIREDAYKMVKKTIRLKGLEPHVYSLSEYKQIEKTIAKMIENGVVVYRKEDI encoded by the coding sequence ATGCCGAGAAGATCGTCAGGTTCTGCGAGGATCTTCTATCCAGAATATGACAAGGAAAAGGTCCTGGAGATAATCAGAAACTCCCTTCCACAACTTTTGAAGGTACTTCCTGTGAGGCTTGTAGTGCTTTTTGGTTCTTATGCGAGAGGAAACTTCACCGCTTTCAGTGATATCGATCTCCTCGTGGTGTATGACGATCCAATCAGAGAAGATGCCTACAAAATGGTGAAAAAGACTATCAGATTGAAAGGTCTCGAACCCCACGTCTATTCTCTGAGTGAATACAAACAGATAGAAAAGACCATCGCAAAGATGATCGAAAACGGAGTGGTTGTTTACAGAAAAGAAGATATTTGA
- a CDS encoding putative toxin-antitoxin system toxin component, PIN family — protein MKVVVDTNVLVSGIINPHGRPAHILNLVLDGRLILCIDSRIYSEYERVLLSPKFSFPGEHVRVLLDFIKRKSVFVVPSPLGIDPLDESDLPFLEVAFSAKAPIVTGNKKHFENVKGIEMYTPSEFIEKFIGRTL, from the coding sequence ATGAAAGTCGTTGTTGACACAAACGTTTTGGTGTCTGGAATCATAAATCCACACGGCAGGCCTGCCCATATTCTCAATCTTGTCCTTGATGGAAGGCTCATACTCTGTATTGATTCGAGAATATACAGTGAGTATGAAAGAGTTCTTCTAAGTCCAAAGTTTTCTTTTCCTGGCGAGCATGTGAGAGTACTACTGGATTTCATAAAGAGAAAGTCTGTTTTTGTAGTACCATCACCTCTCGGAATAGATCCACTCGACGAGTCCGATCTTCCCTTTCTGGAAGTTGCCTTTTCAGCAAAAGCCCCTATCGTGACAGGAAATAAAAAGCATTTCGAAAACGTGAAAGGAATAGAGATGTACACTCCCTCTGAGTTCATTGAGAAGTTCATTGGACGCACTCTTTGA
- a CDS encoding ATP-binding protein, with protein MELNQIIEKLELRMNRLISFLPERKRLYFDDLEKQFQNRAILLYGPRGVGKTTFLLFMAKKQNLLYISGDDPLLLSCPLHSLIEQILMNYHGIIIDEVHSLPNWSLILKNIYDSFPNKIVWVSDSSSVILRQSVVDLSRRFVLIKLPLMSLREYIYLETGKVIDRLRFPSEDLSGYAAEVMRQVNVMNYFKDYREKGTRPFYTEGNFKEKMMNILEKTIYYDITHFVGAVSDNHFEVMKAIIGHLLYSKIPTINVESMCKEWSIGKPKLYQLLRAMEQVGLINIVPKGKVERPYSKGSKIFFADPAFYYVFEGEVGNFREAFTVFTLKEKGKIWAAKNEHEADFIFEGLKLEVGGRQKSSKSSDFVLRDDIDFPLRNVIPLWMLGMLW; from the coding sequence GTGGAGCTGAATCAGATAATTGAAAAACTCGAACTGCGTATGAACAGGTTGATCAGCTTTTTGCCAGAAAGAAAAAGGCTTTACTTTGACGATTTAGAAAAACAATTTCAAAACAGAGCGATTCTGTTGTACGGTCCAAGAGGTGTCGGCAAAACTACTTTCTTGCTCTTCATGGCAAAAAAGCAGAACTTACTCTACATCTCCGGCGACGATCCGCTACTTTTGAGTTGTCCCCTACACAGTTTGATCGAACAGATCCTCATGAATTATCATGGGATTATCATAGACGAAGTCCATTCTCTACCAAACTGGAGCCTCATTCTCAAAAACATCTACGATTCGTTTCCCAATAAGATCGTATGGGTCAGTGACAGTAGTTCGGTGATACTGAGACAAAGCGTGGTGGATCTTTCAAGAAGGTTTGTGCTGATCAAACTCCCTCTGATGTCTCTAAGAGAATATATCTACCTCGAAACGGGCAAGGTCATAGACAGACTGCGTTTCCCCTCCGAAGATCTCTCAGGCTACGCGGCCGAGGTGATGAGACAGGTTAATGTGATGAACTACTTCAAAGACTACCGTGAAAAAGGAACAAGACCATTTTACACTGAGGGGAATTTCAAAGAGAAGATGATGAACATCCTTGAAAAAACAATATACTACGACATCACCCACTTCGTTGGTGCTGTGAGCGATAACCATTTCGAAGTCATGAAGGCTATAATCGGTCATCTTTTGTATTCAAAGATTCCAACCATCAACGTTGAATCGATGTGCAAGGAATGGTCGATAGGAAAACCGAAGCTGTACCAGTTGCTCAGGGCCATGGAACAGGTCGGTTTGATCAACATCGTGCCGAAGGGAAAGGTTGAAAGACCGTACTCAAAAGGTTCAAAGATATTTTTCGCCGATCCAGCTTTTTATTACGTTTTTGAAGGAGAGGTTGGAAACTTTCGAGAAGCTTTCACTGTGTTCACCTTGAAAGAGAAAGGAAAGATCTGGGCTGCGAAGAATGAACATGAGGCAGATTTCATCTTTGAAGGTCTGAAACTGGAGGTCGGAGGTAGGCAGAAGTCTTCCAAATCGAGTGATTTTGTACTCAGAGACGATATCGACTTTCCTTTGAGAAATGTCATCCCTCTGTGGATGCTCGGCATGCTGTGGTGA